The Carcharodon carcharias isolate sCarCar2 chromosome 17, sCarCar2.pri, whole genome shotgun sequence DNA segment tacattcacattgaggatgtaCACTAACTACAAGTACACTAACACTGAGGATGTACACTAACTACAAGAACACTAACACCGAGGATGTACACTAACTACAAGTACACTAACACTGAGGATGTACACTAACTACAAGCACACTCACATTGAGGATGTACACTAACTACAAGTACACTAACACTGAGGATGTACACTAACTACAAGTACACTCACATTGAGGATGTACACTAACTACAAGTACACTAACACTGAGGATGTACACTAACTACAAGAACACTAACACTGAGGATGTACACTAACTACAAGTACACTAACACTGAGGATGTACGCTAACTACAAGCACATTAACATTAAAGATGTACACTAACTACTGAGCCCAGACCAATGCGTCAGAATAACCAGAAGCAAATTGAATGATCACATTTTCTTTACTAGACAATGCATGTATTAGCAAAATAAATATTTGTCCAGTTAATTCACTATGTGCAAGCATAAACAAGAAGCACAGAACATTTAACATTCTAAAGGCTAAATAAAATTGAGATTATATCAAAATAAAATTGAGATTatatttgattatttttaagtTTATCTCCAGTGCATTAGGAAGACTTCTCAGGAACTTGTAAAGGTAATTGGGCCCACACGCCCATTCTTTCTTGATAGATCAACTCAAACCACCTCCTTCTTAGCATAGCCCTCAATCCCATCCCTCTTAAAATACATCCAAACATTCTTCTGGGAAAGGAACCTGACACGTGACCTGACTTTTTGAGACTCTGACTGCacgcactctgaaatggcctagttagTCACCCATACCTACATGTAGTCACAACTCAAGCAGAAAGTCCACTGGAGTTTGGCAACAAATCCAGCCTTGCTGGCATCCTGAGGTTCAAAAAAAAAAGAACTACTCCTTGACTCCCATTGATTCTGCCCACTTCAAGGGCTCTCCTGAATCATGCGCCCAGTTTCTGTTTAGGTGAAACCTTGCACCTGACTCCCTTTTCTTCAACTTTGGAATTTTGAAAGCTGTGCCTTCTCCCACAAGAACCCTTCACCAGACTGACGTTTCCCTGAATCAACCTCATCACATATTTTTGAAGATCACATCTTGAACATCTTAGTAAGGTggaatggtggcatagtggtaatgttactagacCGATAACCCAGAGGTCCGGGCTAATGCTGCAAAGACACGAGTTCGAATCTCACCACACCAGAGTAAAAAAGTTATTTGCCAAATAGCATTCTCTTCTGCAAGTGAGAAGCATGTGGactgaagtctcactccagggcttATCCAAGTTGACATGTGACAGCAGCACTGGGGGTGCTGATTTTAAGATGGGATCAAATCAAGAATTAaaatttattccttcatgggatgtgggtggcactgacaaggccagcatttgttgcccatccctaacagcacagagACAAGCCACTCAGCCATGTTGTTGTTTAAGCTCCATTTGAGCCTTGCCTTAATGTGTTTTTCCAGACAtatttaaaagatcccatggcacaattcaaAGATCAGGAAGCTGCCCTGTGCCTGCCAAcattcttttttcagcaacttaTTTAAAATTCCTTTTTTCAGGGGGTTGTGGACAACACTAGCAAAGCCACATTTATTGTTCATGGCTAGTGACTCTGAGAAGCTGGTGCTGGGCCTTCTGCTGGAATGCTGCAGTGAGTGCTGGTGCTCCTACAATAGTATTAGGTAGCTCAGGACACCAAAAGCAGGTGGACTGTCCTTTCATCCCGTTTGTTGATGTTTGGAGGAACCTTGCACACAAATTGACTGTTGTTAAACCGTGGAAGACGTTACAGGTAAAATTGATTACATCCAGACTCAACATCAGCAGAAGTTCTCCATAACAAGTCACTGGATAACAATCAAAAGCCGGAACCCTGGCTCACTTCTCCCGTTCCTTGCTCAGGCCGGCTAATTATGGTGCCCCAGCTATTGCTTCCAGCTGAGATGAAGCACCTTCGCACCAACCAGGGGAATCAAACCAAGGACCTTCTGGTCTGTTTGATTTAGTGTTACACCAGGTGTTGTGGCTAAGCCACCAAGGGAGCCATGTACTGTTATTTTTACTGTGAACCATTTAACCTGTGAGTTTATATAGAACCGACACAGATACACAGATGCAGCTGTCCAATCAATGATTTCCATCAGCGCACTGTTTCACTGAATTACCTGAGTGCAAAACCAGCAGCGGTGTCACAGCAATGCATTATGCGGGGAGACCAACTCAGCAGCAATTAGATAAGAAATGGAGAAAACAGTAAAATGATTGATAAATTTAGCTCATCTGATTGGAATTGAACAGATGCATTTTCTCAAAtgactatatttaaaaaaaatattcttatGATGCAAATTTGGTAAGTAAGTGATCTGCATGAAAACTATAGTTATTGTGTTTTGCTAATTATAGTATAAATGTCACTGGAGTAGCCCATTGTTGGAGTGTATAATAGATGGCTCATTAGTAGGGGCAGACCACTGTGCTTGATGGACATGTGCCTAAAGAAAGCTATTAACATGTCCTCATCAATGGGCTGTGTTGAGAGGTGGGTGGGGTAATGCAGGGAGCAATGGGATTCACTGTACACACAGCCTGTCCAGGATATCACTTAACAACTTGGCATGGTCACTTGAAGAGGAATGTTTGCAGGGACTTCCCAGTAGGATGTCAGAGCCCATGGTCACATCTAGAGAAGATGGTTGGCATGTATTAGTGTGAACCGAGGGGAAAATTGCATTCTAAATGATCTTCTAGTTGTTTAGTGTTTTCTATTGCTCAAAATCATTCACTCGCTGAACTCCAGGAAGTGGTTAACACAATTCTGTAGAGGCTATTCATTTGAAATCACACCTGCTAACTGTTTTTCAATTACCTATCAGAGTGCTACACTGCAAACCAAATACAGAGATGTTTGGACCTTGCTGTGCGCTTGCACACATTTTAATGGGCCAGTTGGATGTTGGCAACCTAAACGCTTGATACCCACCCACAGCTGTCCCTGAATTGTACATTCAACAGCAACAACCATGCCAATGCCAGGTCTTTGTTTAAAGTGAAGGAACAAcatttactctgtccaaaccAGTGCTGAAATAGTTCTAGGAGCACAATGCTTCATACCTCACATTCCCTTGAGACCGGTCTGCTGTACGTGCAAGCTGCAGTCCCATTGACCAGTACGTCCACGGTTTCTGAGTTAGTTGGCTTGTAGTCCACATAGTACTCCTGCAGTGGGGAGTTAATCTGCCTCTCGCATTCCCTCTTTTTTCGCCGCCTCTTCATGAGGGACCGTTGTTGCAgttgcttcatgctggctgggtaCCTTTTCCAGGAAACGTAGATAACCAGCAAGATcatggtgacagagagaaagagggccaCACTGCCTGCAATTATTTTATGGAAGGAAATAGGTTCAAAGTCATGTTCTGACTCGGGTATCGATTCGTTTGTAGGGTGGGCAGTGACAGGCAGTTGGGGTCTGCTGACGGCGCTTGTTGGTGTGGGGGCAACTGTTTTGTGTGTTGTCTTGGAGCCGTGTGGCCTCTGGGTGACAACCGAGGGAGCCCCACTGCAAATTTTGTAACTCTCGACCgcttccatcacattctcaccctgCAGCGGCTTAGGTCCTGCACAGATCATGGCGCCTTCTCTGTAGCCTTGGAAGCTCTTGAGCCAGTTGACCAGCGAGCAGATGTTCCTGTTGCATTCCCAGATGTTGGACGAGAGGCTGATGCTGGTCAGCGACGTCCAGGAGCTCAGGATCTCTTGGCTGATGGTGGTGAGTTTGTTGGAGTCCAGGTGAAGGCTGTGGAGGTTGGGCACGCATTGGAACACGCCGGGCACGATGGCTTGGATCTCATTGCCCGATAAATCCAACTTCTGCAATGAGCTCCATGTCCAGGACATGCCCTGGCTGAACACCCTGATCCGGTTCCACTGAAGGTAGAGCGTGCGGAGGCTGGCCAGGCGTGGGAAGTGGGCCAGGTTGACCTTGGAGAACTGGTTGTGCTCCAAGTGGAGCTCGGTCAGCTTCATCAGGCCGGCGAAGACATTGCGGGCCAAATTGCGGAGGCGGTTGTAGCCCAGGTCCAGAAACTCCAGGTTCCGACAATCCTGAAAGACCCGGACAGGTATGGCTTTCAGAGAATTAGACCTCAGGTGCAAACTCTGCAGCTTCCGCAGCCCCTTGAACTGCTGAGCCTGCAGGGCGTGCATCTTGTTGTAGGACAGGTCCAGATTGCGGAGGTTGGGCACGGGGTGAAAGGTGCTGTTGTGCAGCCGGGTGATTTTATTCGAACTCAGGATCAGTTCCTTGAGCCGGCGGATGCCCTGGAAGGCGTTCTCGTCCACCGCGTGGACATAGTTGTGGTCCAGGTAGAGCCATGTGAGCTGGTTGAGGCCGGAGAACTGGTGGGGCCGCAGCGACTTGATGCTGTTGTAGCGGAGGGACAGGCCGAGCGAGCCGGCGGAGATGTTCAGCGGGATCTGCTGGAGAGCTTGGGACTCGCAGTACACGATCTTGCCGTCACACCTGCACGTCCTGGGACACACTCTTTCAGCACTGGACAGCGCAACAAGCAACAATGCGGCGACGAACGGCAAGCTGGCAGCCAAATGTTTCATGAGATAGAAacctggggggagggagggagggacggaggatgaggaggagggtgggggaagggggggggtggagaaaataaaaaaaatacagcgATTAGAGCGGAAAACCTGCAGCCTTCATTGCAAAGTTACAATGCCCCATGCTGTGCCCTTTGCATtgtcttagagagagagagagagatctactCAGTTAATGAAAACATCCCTTATTTTTGCACCGTTTCCATCTCAGCTTCCGCAATACAAAACAAGTGTTGACTTAATTCATGCCAGGTAACCCTTCGGCCTTGCGTACTCTCACATCAGGACCTGTGTAACACAACCTGACAGATGTTAGCATCCTTCATTAATTTGGCTTGACAAACATTAAGATCCTATTactagggggaggaggggggaggggggaggcggttggtgagggggtggggggggtgtggagaagAGGGGAATAAGATCTTCTCTTACTCACCCATCCTTTTGTTGGCGTGTCCACTTGACTCTTGGTGATTATATTCCCTCTCTCAGACTACAAGCCGCATGACAGCCCTCCTGTCAGTCTCGCCCGTTGAGAGTCAAAGCTGGTTGAAATTCATGGGCAAGATTGAGGTCCCGACAGGAGCGGATATCCTTCCGAAAGCTGGTGCGCTCTGCCACCTGGTCAAGGCTGCCATGAAAAAGCGTAGACGCGGAcacagggaggggaagggaagcggTGCCAGCGAGGTAAAGTTAGCCCAAGCGATCCTCTCTCCAAATCTCTTGCTTGGAGCCGCCGGCCGCCCATCTCCGGGATGAAGCAGGACTCGGTGAACGCAAAGCCGGCCAAGCTCCTTCCATTGACTCCAGCCTTTGTCAACTGCGTCCCCgggtcccccacccacccaccccccccccccccccaacctccctctgcgcgcctgcccccccccccccccctcctctccctctctctctctcgctctctccccccttcctcccttctcaGGAACAGCACTTGTCTGTAAGTTcagcaccagcacacacacacacatacacacatacacagtcacactcaccaaCAGCTCTTTCCAATCTCAGCGCGCTGGCGTGTTGGTCTAGTGGCCCTGACGCGCTGTAATGAGACACACACCCcctttccctgtctccctccttctgaCTGGGTTTCGCAGAAAGAGATGTGCACTGTACATCAACccatatagatatatatatgtgtgtgcgtgtgtgtgtgtcttaaataCAGCTCTCTTTTTACAAACGGGGGAAGGGGGCCGGGGGATAAGTAACAGTTCTTGACAGTTCTCCTTTATTCTGTCTCCTCGAAAACACCGGCGGACGGAATTATTTGCGCTTGCTGCATTATGACatgccagattttttttttaaaaccccaaAAAAAATGCATCCACATCATTCCACATAACTCAATTTCCTCCAGAATCTGAATAGTGTTGGTCAAACTGCAGCAGTCTCCTCTTTCCTGGACAGGAGAGGAGAAGGGGAGAAGGGGATTTattttggtggtggggagggagggagggaggggggggggggttgttttgggggtggggttgtggatcTCGGGTCTTGCCAAGTGCGGGCGGCAACTCGGGACGCCTTTGACAGATGACAGTTTGCATTTGTAAGTGAGGGGAAGATTGATATTCAGAGAAAGTGCCGAGGCGCTGCAGAAGTAGGTTGGGGCTGATGGtctgttctgaaggagagaaacCATCGCCTTGTTTATTTTTCTGGTTCCAATTTCCCTTGTGACTCACCTTGGCGACACGCCACGATATGGGGCGACTGCTCGAGATAGACACAGCTTGTCAACcagcccgccctccctcccctccttccgAAGAGCAAATTGCACAATTTTATTCCCAACACCATCACTTTCTTGATGCTgaaacttcaaaaaaaaagtatttattttatctcttcctttataagTATTCCAGATAAACCATTTGCTTCAGGACCGTTTTAACTGCAGTAACTGTGTAATTCAATTCAGTTCCCATCTTAATTCATTCTGCAGTGTGCAAGTAGATAAATATGTATATATAACTCTATTACATAGTTTCGAGATAACTGCATGTAGTATCCCGTGGAGCTGAGTCTTCCAACCTATTCTCATCCATTGACTGATTTTCAATGCACAGCCATAAGTCGTGATTATTTTGCATTTTAATTAATTTCCAACTTAATGTAcaaacctcctccctccctttgcaAATTGATCTTTAAGATACATTTACCCCTGACCCTATACAGTTCTGTCCAGTCTTCTCGGATCTGAGGGGTAATGGCACTGGCCAGGTAAAGAACTGATATTTTTCAGTTGATTTTCGACCAGCCAAGAATTTTGGGTATGTTTGGAATTGAATTAATTTAACAGATGTATGACTTAGTGATATTTTGGAGAATCCCAGAGTTTTGACCAGAAAGGCAATATGCCTTGCGATGTACCCTGCCCTTTCCCCCAACATTGAGTGTTGTTCCCTCTTGTcatatgatcactggaagcttgGCTGAGAGAAACCGGCTCTGccttctcttccacagagagccatGGACTGTTGTCAGTGCTTCCTCCTGGATCGATGGGAGTCAATGAAGGTGGTGATTAGGCACTCAACTGTGCTTTAGGGGTTTGGCCAaaatagtactgagggagagctgcactgccttcattaaactgaggccctgtttgctcTCTTTGGGCAAAGCCCATGGcaatattctgaagaagagctggggaatttttcccagtgtcctggccaaaatcTATTCcttgatcaacatcacaaaaaacagattgtctggtcattaccAAATTAATATTCATGGGAGCTGTCCGTGTGCAAATaagctgttgtgtttcctacattagaacagtgactataCCTCAAATTTACATGCACAGTACCTTGGGACATTCTGcagttgtgaaaagtgctgtataaatgaatGCCTGGGCTTTTTTAGTTCTCATTTGGAGTCTGTAATGCTGTAAAATGGGACTGAGTTAAGATCATTGACTTTTGGTTTACATCTGGTGTTTTTTTGTCAATGGGAAATGGCAAGGTGATACACTGAAATCGTGAATAAATGAATTTATGGAGAAAAAAAAGGAGATAAAATCATATTTTTTCTTTTTGATGGATTCAGTAGCAAAATTCCATGTAACAGCCTCAAGTGGTCAGTGCGAAAAGACCACTCTGTAAATGTAACAAAAATTAACTAGCCAACCATGGACACCCAAAGTCACCTTTTCAGAATTGGGAGGCAACTTGTTGCCCACTTGTCAGCTAGAAATGTCTTAAAGACTGAGGACGCCACTGCACCATGAGGAATGGCTCAGCAACAACAATGAAAAGTGACAAAGCACTGCATCCCCTGCTAACTTGAATTATGGAGTCATGGAATCTCTTTTTCTTGGGAGTCTCCAGCCCCAAAACGAGAAAGTAACAAGTGTGAAAATGTGTCACCCATGTGGTTGCAGCTGTCTCTCACCCTCAGCGAACTTGGTTGGAGGTCAGGAAGAAGGTTTGTGGCTTGCAGATAAGCAAAAAGCTATGTTATGGATATTACAGTAGACACGAGGCCTGGAATATACCTAAATGAGGGGAAATTGTATTTGTTAAAGCTATCGACAAAAGATGCTGTAATGACACAAGGGAATGAGGTCTTACAACTAGAAATTGATTCCATTACAATACTACACAATGGCTGTCATGATGGGACAGAGAATGTACTGAAAGAATAAATTTCCACTGACCAAATCGCCCTGTCTTAATCCCAATAGCTCTCATTCTTAAGGGGAATGCTCTCTTGCAATAGGACAGCACAGTGGCATTAGGTGCCTGCTAGAACTGAAGGACATCACCTCATATAAGGAAAGAATGGCAGATTTGTTCACCTGATAGAGACTGGAAAGAAACAAGCCTATGAAGATTAGATGGATACATCAAACTCATGCAAAGTATTGTGTTAATGTATGGTACAGTGGCATAGTAATTATGTTACTTAAGCCATCACCCAGAGGCCTGGACCCATGATCCAGAGACTTGAGTTCAAATCTGACCATGTCTGTGAGGACATTTGAGATTAATTAAATCaatctaaaatttaaaaaaaacactgggaCTACTAATCGTCATCATGTAATgtttggattgttgtaaaacctcatCTGCTCACAAATGtttttgagggaaggaaatctgctgtcctcccctggtctggtctacatgtgtgATTCCAAACCccctgcaatgtggttgactcctaactgccctctgaaatagcctagcgagctattcagttgtattcaagaaggtggaTCTTCTCAAGGATgcttaggcatgggcaatatatGTTTTTATAACAGTAATGCCTGCACCCTGTGAATGAACCAAAAGAAAATTACAGACTACTTGATTGCTTCATTTTATGATTTGCGTAACATTTTGCGTGAACTCGTCTGTATACATAATAGTGCATGTAATGGCAGTGCAGCACGCAAATAGGTGTAGCCTGAGGTACTTGCGAGGACCATCTGCTTGCTTTGTAGAACAACTCCAAGATGAAATATGCAAGCACATCACACCCTGCCATCACCAAcgctatttaaaacagagaccagcacatgggaggtggggtggtggtcggggtgggggggggggggggggggggtggggagacgaAGTGCTAATTTTGGTGAAGCTAAAGCACTGTGAGGAAGTTGCAGCCATGAATAAGGGCGAAGCTGTTTGCAGGTGGAGGTCCAGCATgctgaatgcatgattaatgatagtttcataaGTAGACCGTTCTCCTGCATTGTTATGATTTGCCACACTAGGGTTTGTATATCACAATTAATCCTGATCATAGATAATTGCTTGTTGGAGCTTATGTAGGATGACCAGTGCACTGCCCTTCACCTCAAATGTGAAAAATACTGTTTTAACTTTTGCAGCCTAAACAAATGTTCCAAATGCATTGTCAGGTAAAAAATAAACAGCATGAGCATTAGCTGTAAAAAAATGTACAATATTCAACTGGCTTCCCTTACCAATTGCGCAGAAAAATAAGACTCTATCATGGATATGTAACCTGCACTTAGGGATATATTCACATTCTGAGCAGTGGAACAAAAAATAGAGTTAAAAAGCACAAAAAGCTCTGGAGTTACAATAATGTTCTCTTTGAAGTTGAAGCAAGTTTTTTTTGAAGATGGCATCATGTGTCATCTTCATTGCAATCAAACAGCAATGTCATCTTAACGCCTCTTTCCTTCTTTTCAATAACCTCAAAACATTTACTTTCAATCCTGCCTTCAGTTCATAGCCACTTCATTCTCCTCCTCATTCTCTTCTCCTGCCCAATTTAACCCTTTACTTCTTATGGTAAAATGCTCTCTTAGATATCTTCCTGCATGTGAGAAGCTCAATATAAAATGCTTTCTTGTCACGTGACAATGAGGCCAATCCTCAGCCACAATTTACAATGAATCTCTACTCACTTGGAAACTATGGGAACAAAGGATTGTAAGCACCAACAGTTAGTTTACAGTCATTAGAACACCCACCCATGATGATACTATTGACCTGCCAGTTTCAGGCCACTGAGCAAATACATTTGCATTTGAAACACCACTTTGCTGTCAGTGATTATCTTTGCTTTGACTATTTTTGGGTAGAGGCTTGCTGATAATGTCAAACAGTTTCTCTGTAGCCATTGAGGTTTCTTCAATAAAGTCCATTTTAGGGACAAAACTGACCAATTTCCAGACATGCCTGGGCATCTCCTGTTTAAGTGTTGCCATGTAGTAAAGGTTGTAGCTCTGCAATCTGCTACTGGGTATGTGCAACAGCATTGGTAGTTTAAGTGGAAACCTCAGGTGTATATGGATGCAGATATGAATTTtaagaacttgcatttccatagcgtccttcacagcctcaggatgtgcCATAGCACTCTGCAGCCAataaggtacttttgaagtgtagttactctTGGAGACGTGGCAGGCAGTTTGTGCATAATGAGGTCCAACAAACAGTAACAATTCCatggtcagataatctgtttaaatGATGTTTGTTAAGGGTGAATATTGGCTAGGGCAGCTggcagaactcccctgctctcctttgacTGGTGTCACGGgctcttttatgtccacctgagaggacagactggACCAAAGTTTAACC contains these protein-coding regions:
- the LOC121289941 gene encoding leucine-rich repeat transmembrane neuronal protein 4-like isoform X2 encodes the protein MGFYLMKHLAASLPFVAALLLVALSSAERVCPRTCRCDGKIVYCESQALQQIPLNISAGSLGLSLRYNSIKSLRPHQFSGLNQLTWLYLDHNYVHAVDENAFQGIRRLKELILSSNKITRLHNSTFHPVPNLRNLDLSYNKMHALQAQQFKGLRKLQSLHLRSNSLKAIPVRVFQDCRNLEFLDLGYNRLRNLARNVFAGLMKLTELHLEHNQFSKVNLAHFPRLASLRTLYLQWNRIRVFSQGMSWTWSSLQKLDLSGNEIQAIVPGVFQCVPNLHSLHLDSNKLTTISQEILSSWTSLTSISLSSNIWECNRNICSLVNWLKSFQGYREGAMICAGPKPLQGENVMEAVESYKICSGAPSVVTQRPHGSKTTHKTVAPTPTSAVSRPQLPVTAHPTNESIPESEHDFEPISFHKIIAGSVALFLSVTMILLVIYVSWKRYPASMKQLQQRSLMKRRRKKRECERQINSPLQEYYVDYKPTNSETVDVLVNGTAACTYSRPVSRECEIPSHATPLPMNITAFYNYDQPLVGYCKAHQTLHIHKRYETPLQEEPEPSNVEPGMSRNVISTVARSAIPNIHLEAPHSP
- the LOC121289941 gene encoding leucine-rich repeat transmembrane neuronal protein 4-like isoform X1, translated to MGFYLMKHLAASLPFVAALLLVALSSAERVCPRTCRCDGKIVYCESQALQQIPLNISAGSLGLSLRYNSIKSLRPHQFSGLNQLTWLYLDHNYVHAVDENAFQGIRRLKELILSSNKITRLHNSTFHPVPNLRNLDLSYNKMHALQAQQFKGLRKLQSLHLRSNSLKAIPVRVFQDCRNLEFLDLGYNRLRNLARNVFAGLMKLTELHLEHNQFSKVNLAHFPRLASLRTLYLQWNRIRVFSQGMSWTWSSLQKLDLSGNEIQAIVPGVFQCVPNLHSLHLDSNKLTTISQEILSSWTSLTSISLSSNIWECNRNICSLVNWLKSFQGYREGAMICAGPKPLQGENVMEAVESYKICSGAPSVVTQRPHGSKTTHKTVAPTPTSAVSRPQLPVTAHPTNESIPESEHDFEPISFHKIIAGSVALFLSVTMILLVIYVSWKRYPASMKQLQQRSLMKRRRKKRECERQINSPLQEYYVDYKPTNSETVDVLVNGTAACTYSRPVSRECETPLPMNITAFYNYDQPLVGYCKAHQTLHIHKRYETPLQEEPEPSNVEPGMSRNVISTVARSAIPNIHLEAPHSP